One part of the Pogoniulus pusillus isolate bPogPus1 chromosome 8, bPogPus1.pri, whole genome shotgun sequence genome encodes these proteins:
- the PDZK1IP1 gene encoding PDZK1-interacting protein 1, which produces MPAHYLLFLLLGLLLVPEPACCQEARGPLQPWSQGVIAVVVFLTLVAIVFLVNRFWCKKKVQNAETVVSAEDKPEAVVSNGREGTYLSGAADFRSKENQHAYENTLEPEEKVITTAM; this is translated from the exons ATGCCTGCTCactacctcctcttcctcctcctgggaTTGCTCCTGGTGCcggagcctgcctgctgccaggaag CCCGGGGCCCTCTCCAGCCGTGGTCACAGGGTGTCATTGCAGTGGTTGTGTTTCTAACCCTGGTGGCCATTGTTTTTCTGGTCAACAGGTTCTGGTGTAAGAAAAAAGT acAAAATGCTGAGACAGTGGTGAGCGCTGAGGACAAGCCAGAGGCTGTCGTGTCCAATGGCCGCGAAGGGACATACTTAAGTGGTGCAGCTGACTTCAG GTCCAAAGAGAACCAGCATGCCTACGAGAACACCCTGGAGCCTGAGGAGAAGGTGATCACCACAGCCATGTAG
- the LOC135177880 gene encoding LOW QUALITY PROTEIN: cysteine and glycine-rich protein 1-like (The sequence of the model RefSeq protein was modified relative to this genomic sequence to represent the inferred CDS: inserted 2 bases in 1 codon; substituted 1 base at 1 genomic stop codon) produces MPNWGGGKKCGVCQKAVCFAEEVQCEGSSFHKSCFLCMVCKKNLDSTTVAVHGEEIYCKSCHGKKYGPKGCGYGMGAGTLGTDKGESLGIKYEEGQPHRPTNPNASKMAQKVGGADGCPRXGQAVYAAEKVIGAGKSWHKSCFRCAKCGKSLESTTLADKDGEIYCXKNFGPKGFGFGQGAEALVHSQ; encoded by the exons atgccaaactggggaggagggaagaagtGTGGGGTGTGCCAGAAGGCTGTGTGCTTCGCCGAGGAGGTGCAGTGTGAGGGCAGCAGCTTCCACAAGTCCTGCTTCCTGTGCATGGTCTGCAAGAAGAACTTGGACAGCACCACGGTAGCTGTGCACGGGGAGGAGATCTACTGCAAGTCCTGCCATGGCAAGAAGTATGGCCCCAAGGGCTGCGGCTACGGGATGGGAGCAGGGACCCTGGGCACCGACAAGGGCGAGTCCCTGGGAATCAAATACGAGGAGGGCCAGCCCCACCGACCCACCAACCCCAACGCATCCAAGATGGCCCAGAAGGTGGGAGGTGCTGATGGGTGCCCCCGCTGAGGCCAGGCAGTGTATGCAGCTGAGAAGGTGATTGGAGCTGGAAAGTCCTGGCACAAGTCCTGCTTCCGCTGCGCCAAGTGTGGCAAGAGCCTGGAGTCCACCACCCTGGCAGACAAAGATGGGGAGATCTACTG AAAGAACTTCGGTCCCAAGGGCTTTGGCTTTGGGCAGGGTGCTGAGGCATTGGTCCACTCGCAGTGA